The following coding sequences are from one Mus pahari chromosome X, PAHARI_EIJ_v1.1, whole genome shotgun sequence window:
- the Pdzd11 gene encoding PDZ domain-containing protein 11, whose protein sequence is MDNRIPYDDYPVVFLPAYENPPAWIPPHERVHHPDYNNELTQFLPRIVTLKKPPGAQLGFNIRGGKASQLGIFISKVIPDSDAHRAGLQEGDQVLAVNDVDFQDIEHSKAVEILKTAREISMRVRFFPYNYHRQKERTVH, encoded by the exons ATGGACAACCGGATTCCCTATGATGACTACCCAGTGGTTTTCCTGCCGGCCTATGAAAACCCTCCAGCGTGGATTCCTCCTCATGAG AGGGTGCACCACCCAGACTACAACAATGAGTTGACCCAGTTTCTGCCCCGAATTGTCACACTGAAGAAGCCTCCTGGTGCTCAG TTGGGATTTAACATCCGAGGAGGAAAGGCCTCCCAGCTAGGCATCTTCATCTCCAag GTGATTCCAGACTCGGATGCCCATCGAGCAGGACTTCAAGAAGGGGACCAAGTTCTAGCTGTGAATGATGTGGATTTCCAAGACATTGAGCACAGCAAA GCTGTGGAAATCCTGAAGACGGCCCGAGAAATCAGCATGCGCGTGCGCTTCTTTCCCTACA ATTATCATCGCCAAAAAGAACGGACTGTGCACTAG